Proteins encoded by one window of Pseudonocardia alni:
- a CDS encoding ANTAR domain-containing protein, with protein MFSGSSDAQILRACCDDPAFRATRSPYLVVDREFTVVGANAAFCAATLRAPGELVGRPLTAALPDNPHRPGADGVARLTASLSRVLRLGLRDHLPVQRHDVPAATGTPGFVERVWVTVNSPLVAPDGRVIGVLHHIEDVTGLISPGAEGSDLAAAALARALDTENSHLRARFSRHVSIEQAKGALMAQRGCSADEAFTLLRRLSHETNRKLHVVAEALLADTVGQRH; from the coding sequence ATGTTTTCCGGGTCCTCGGACGCGCAGATCCTGCGCGCCTGCTGCGACGATCCCGCGTTCCGTGCCACGCGCTCCCCGTACCTGGTCGTCGACCGGGAGTTCACGGTCGTGGGGGCGAACGCGGCCTTCTGTGCGGCGACCCTGCGCGCGCCCGGCGAGCTGGTCGGCAGGCCGCTGACGGCCGCGCTGCCGGACAACCCGCACCGGCCCGGCGCCGACGGCGTCGCGAGGCTGACGGCGTCGCTGTCGCGGGTGCTGCGCCTCGGGCTGCGCGACCACCTGCCGGTGCAGCGTCACGACGTGCCCGCGGCGACGGGCACGCCCGGCTTCGTCGAACGGGTGTGGGTCACGGTGAACTCCCCGCTGGTCGCCCCGGACGGGCGGGTCATCGGGGTGTTGCACCACATCGAGGACGTCACCGGGTTGATCAGCCCCGGCGCCGAGGGCAGCGACCTCGCCGCCGCGGCGCTGGCCCGCGCCCTGGACACCGAGAACAGTCACCTGCGGGCCCGCTTCTCCCGGCACGTCAGCATCGAGCAGGCGAAGGGGGCCCTCATGGCCCAGCGCGGCTGCTCCGCCGACGAGGCGTTCACCCTGCTGCGCCGGCTCTCGCACGAGACGAACCGGAAGCTGCACGTGGTCGCCGAGGCGCTGCTGGCGGACACGGTCGGGCAGCGGCACTGA
- a CDS encoding S8 family serine peptidase produces the protein MVDPHAAVPGRTAGTLTGRYLLVLSDELLADHDTARSAVAELTGLSEVTSSRDDTPGVHPTLFARLGVAVAELDPARLRTVRADRRVLSVEPERVLRALSRPGLSADYLRGFADAAGFLAERAAASETADAPAAARFADNDQVTWGLQATGADVAAETGAGITVAVLDTGLDLGHPDFAGRQIESRSFVDGQEVADVQGHGTHCIGTSCGPLAPGSGRRYGIAHEARILVGKVLGDDGSGTDAGILEGIEWAISSGAQVVSMSLGADLDEVSAAYENAGRRALDAGTLIVAAAGNNAERSTGNVGFVGVPANSPSIMAVAAVDAALAIADFSAASSAVEGGQIDIAGPGVDVYSSWPMPQRTNTISGTSMATPHVSGIAALWSQRTGARGRDLWTQLTQAAQRLPLPSGDVGAGLVRAPGR, from the coding sequence ATGGTGGACCCGCACGCGGCCGTCCCGGGCCGGACCGCAGGCACGCTGACCGGCCGGTACCTGCTGGTGCTCAGCGACGAGCTGCTGGCCGACCACGACACGGCCCGCTCGGCGGTGGCGGAGCTGACCGGCCTGTCCGAGGTGACCAGCAGCCGCGACGACACCCCGGGGGTCCACCCGACGCTGTTCGCCCGGCTCGGCGTCGCCGTCGCCGAGCTGGACCCGGCCCGGCTGCGCACTGTGCGGGCCGACCGCCGGGTGCTGTCGGTGGAGCCCGAACGCGTGCTGCGCGCCCTGTCCCGGCCCGGGCTGAGCGCCGACTACCTGCGCGGGTTCGCCGACGCGGCGGGCTTCCTGGCCGAGCGCGCCGCCGCGTCGGAGACCGCCGACGCGCCCGCCGCGGCCCGGTTCGCCGACAACGACCAGGTCACCTGGGGACTGCAGGCCACCGGCGCGGACGTCGCCGCCGAGACCGGCGCCGGGATCACCGTCGCCGTCCTCGACACCGGCCTCGACCTCGGCCACCCCGACTTCGCCGGGCGGCAGATCGAGTCGCGCTCGTTCGTCGACGGCCAGGAGGTCGCCGACGTGCAGGGGCACGGCACGCACTGCATCGGCACCTCGTGCGGGCCGCTCGCCCCCGGTTCGGGACGCCGCTACGGCATCGCCCACGAGGCGAGGATCCTGGTCGGCAAGGTGCTCGGTGACGACGGATCCGGCACCGACGCCGGCATCCTCGAGGGCATCGAGTGGGCGATCTCCTCCGGCGCGCAGGTCGTCTCGATGTCGCTGGGCGCGGACCTCGACGAGGTCTCCGCCGCCTACGAGAACGCCGGGCGGCGCGCGCTCGACGCGGGCACCCTGATCGTCGCCGCGGCCGGCAACAACGCCGAGCGCTCGACCGGGAACGTCGGCTTCGTCGGCGTCCCGGCGAACAGCCCGTCGATCATGGCGGTCGCCGCGGTCGACGCCGCGCTGGCCATCGCCGACTTCTCCGCGGCGAGCTCCGCGGTCGAGGGCGGGCAGATCGACATCGCCGGCCCCGGTGTGGACGTCTACTCGTCGTGGCCGATGCCCCAGCGCACCAACACGATCTCGGGCACCTCGATGGCCACCCCGCACGTCTCCGGGATCGCGGCGCTGTGGTCGCAGCGCACCGGCGCCCGCGGGCGCGACCTGTGGACCCAGCTCACGCAGGCCGCCCAGCGGCTGCCGCTGCCCTCGGGCGACGTCGGCGCGGGCCTCGTCCGGGCCCCGGGCCGATGA
- a CDS encoding CoA transferase — protein MSRPLSGLHVVECASFVAGPTGGMTLAQLGASVIRIDPLGGGPDHGRWPAAGHGTGDSYYWASLNKGKRSISIDLRSDEGRELVLGLATAPGPDRGVLVDNVVGRRWMANDALVARRPDLVHVRVQGYPDGRPAVDYTVNAEVGIPQITGSEEGAAPVNHVLPAWDLVTGMSVATAVLAGVYQRSRTGAGVYSEIALSDVALAGVANLGWLSEADERGHERPRHGNHVYGSFGVDFACSDGNRVMVVALTPAQWNALVSVTGTGDVFAALEPALDADLTSETERYRLRETIAAVLRPWFAARDSATVESELNRARVLWGRYQGMTHVVAEHRAGGHPLLADLALPGGATGITARSPIRWDADHGDPGAAPELGRETDEVLADVLGLDERTIGGLHDRGVVG, from the coding sequence ATGTCGCGTCCGCTGTCCGGTCTGCACGTCGTCGAGTGCGCGAGTTTCGTCGCCGGTCCCACCGGTGGCATGACGCTCGCGCAGCTCGGGGCCTCGGTGATCCGCATCGACCCGCTCGGGGGCGGCCCCGACCACGGTCGCTGGCCCGCCGCCGGGCACGGCACCGGCGACTCCTACTACTGGGCCTCGCTGAACAAGGGCAAGCGCTCGATCAGCATCGACCTGCGCTCCGACGAGGGCCGCGAGCTCGTCCTGGGCCTGGCGACGGCGCCGGGCCCGGACCGCGGTGTCCTCGTCGACAACGTCGTGGGCCGCCGCTGGATGGCCAACGACGCGCTCGTCGCGCGTCGACCGGACCTGGTGCACGTGCGCGTGCAGGGCTACCCGGACGGCCGTCCCGCCGTCGACTACACCGTCAACGCCGAGGTCGGGATCCCGCAGATCACCGGTAGCGAGGAGGGCGCGGCCCCGGTCAACCACGTACTGCCCGCGTGGGACCTGGTCACCGGCATGTCGGTCGCGACTGCCGTGCTCGCCGGGGTGTACCAGCGCTCCCGCACCGGCGCCGGGGTGTACTCCGAGATCGCGCTGTCCGACGTGGCGCTGGCCGGCGTCGCCAACCTGGGCTGGCTCTCCGAGGCCGACGAGCGCGGGCACGAGCGGCCCCGGCACGGCAACCACGTCTACGGCAGCTTCGGCGTCGACTTCGCCTGCTCCGACGGGAACCGGGTGATGGTCGTCGCGCTGACCCCGGCGCAGTGGAACGCGCTGGTGTCGGTCACCGGGACCGGTGACGTGTTCGCCGCACTGGAGCCCGCCCTCGACGCCGATCTGACCTCGGAGACCGAGCGCTACCGGCTGCGCGAGACGATCGCGGCGGTGCTGCGGCCGTGGTTCGCCGCGCGCGACTCGGCGACCGTGGAGTCCGAGCTGAACCGGGCCCGCGTGCTGTGGGGCCGCTACCAGGGGATGACCCACGTCGTCGCCGAGCACCGCGCCGGAGGGCACCCGCTGCTCGCCGATCTGGCGCTGCCCGGTGGCGCCACCGGTATCACCGCGCGCTCGCCGATCCGGTGGGACGCCGACCACGGTGACCCCGGTGCCGCCCCCGAGCTGGGCCGGGAGACCGACGAGGTACTCGCCGACGTCCTCGGTCTCGACGAGCGCACCATCGGCGGGCTGCACGACCGCGGCGTCGTCGGGTAG
- a CDS encoding VOC family protein gives MTDAQLTEARWTHVALPTGDLDAAIDFYTTMTPLTVVERFSDDAGRSAWLSNAGQVETPMVLVLVSFDAEQGGELGLLRPFAHLGIEVPTRDDVDAAADRARDAGCLHWEPRQMPGPVGYICALTDPDGNVVEFSYGQKVFTSVREKWG, from the coding sequence GTGACCGACGCACAGCTGACCGAGGCGCGGTGGACCCACGTCGCGCTGCCCACCGGCGACCTCGACGCCGCCATCGACTTCTACACGACGATGACACCCCTCACCGTCGTCGAACGCTTCTCCGACGACGCCGGGCGGAGCGCCTGGCTGTCCAACGCCGGTCAGGTGGAGACACCGATGGTGCTGGTCCTGGTGTCGTTCGACGCCGAGCAGGGTGGCGAGCTGGGGCTGCTGCGCCCCTTCGCCCACCTGGGGATCGAGGTGCCGACCCGCGACGACGTCGACGCCGCCGCCGACCGCGCCCGGGACGCGGGGTGCCTGCACTGGGAGCCGCGGCAGATGCCGGGGCCGGTGGGGTACATCTGCGCGCTGACCGATCCGGACGGGAACGTCGTGGAGTTCTCGTACGGGCAGAAGGTGTTCACCTCGGTGCGGGAGAAGTGGGGCTGA
- a CDS encoding HNH endonuclease has translation MTATHEPPAHATGVLAGGFPSGDLTLLRFHLDHALAADTSTLSEAELIDQIQEIETLRASLAALQTDRIRAFAQAHVDSHRVDDRIDVDKIHRSVVAQIQLACRVSTTEARTRVADARDLHAGLDDVRRLHEAGQLSAAKATAIAVECRDLDTIQRAQIDARLATNRDLTRYGIGRLRAMTRRLVAEITPERFRARVHAAKAERRVTLRPAPDAMSYLTAYVPVEQGAACLAALQKAFVEVQVHPQPLTRTRGQVLADTLVERVTGQATATAVNLEVQVTVPVQALLDHTSPLPAEIPGLGPVPADLLATPEGTKSLRRLLTDQGIVIGGDARRRTFTGLLATLVRARAENRCTEPYCDAPVRHLDHIHRDADGGRTELDNGRRVCEFHNHVREQPGWQVFRAPDGIVVTVTPTGHRYCGPAPPPPTPPPCAPT, from the coding sequence GTGACCGCCACCCATGAACCACCCGCCCACGCCACCGGCGTGCTCGCAGGCGGGTTCCCCTCGGGTGACCTCACCCTGCTCCGGTTCCACCTCGACCACGCCCTCGCCGCCGACACCTCCACGTTGTCCGAAGCCGAGCTGATCGACCAGATCCAGGAGATCGAGACTCTCCGGGCTTCCCTCGCCGCCCTCCAGACGGACCGGATCCGCGCCTTCGCCCAGGCCCATGTCGACAGCCACCGCGTCGACGACCGGATCGACGTCGACAAGATCCACCGCAGCGTCGTCGCCCAGATCCAACTGGCCTGCCGGGTCTCCACCACCGAGGCCCGCACCCGCGTCGCCGACGCCCGCGACCTGCACGCCGGGCTCGACGACGTCCGGCGCCTCCATGAAGCCGGACAGCTCAGCGCCGCCAAGGCCACGGCGATCGCCGTCGAGTGCCGCGACCTCGACACGATCCAGCGGGCGCAGATCGACGCCCGCCTCGCCACCAACCGAGACCTGACCCGGTACGGCATCGGGCGCCTGCGCGCGATGACCCGCCGCCTGGTCGCCGAGATCACCCCGGAGCGCTTCCGCGCCCGCGTCCACGCCGCCAAGGCCGAACGACGGGTCACCCTGCGACCCGCGCCGGACGCGATGAGCTACCTGACCGCCTACGTCCCGGTCGAGCAGGGCGCCGCCTGCCTGGCCGCGCTGCAGAAGGCCTTCGTCGAGGTCCAGGTCCACCCGCAGCCGCTGACCCGCACCCGCGGGCAGGTCCTGGCCGACACCCTCGTCGAGCGGGTCACCGGCCAGGCCACCGCGACCGCCGTCAACCTGGAAGTCCAGGTCACCGTCCCGGTCCAGGCCCTGCTCGACCACACCTCCCCGCTCCCCGCCGAGATCCCCGGCCTCGGACCCGTCCCCGCCGACCTGCTCGCCACCCCAGAGGGGACGAAGTCCCTGCGCCGCCTGCTCACCGACCAGGGCATCGTCATCGGCGGCGACGCCCGGCGACGCACCTTCACCGGACTCCTCGCCACCCTCGTCAGAGCCCGTGCAGAGAACCGGTGCACCGAGCCCTACTGCGACGCACCCGTCCGCCACCTCGACCACATCCACCGCGACGCCGACGGCGGACGCACCGAGCTCGACAATGGACGCCGGGTGTGCGAGTTCCACAACCACGTCCGCGAACAACCCGGCTGGCAGGTCTTCCGCGCTCCGGACGGCATCGTGGTCACCGTGACACCGACCGGACACAGGTACTGCGGTCCGGCACCACCGCCGCCCACACCACCACCGTGTGCACCGACATGA